A genomic window from Vagococcus entomophilus includes:
- the secA gene encoding preprotein translocase subunit SecA: protein MANFLKKIIESDKKELKRLDKIAKQVETFSEEMAALKDEQIKEKTEEFKARYQKGETLDQLLPEAFALVREAAKRVLGLYPYHVQLMGGVVLHDGNIPEMKTGEGKTLTATMPVYLNALTGEGVHVVTVNEYLATRDASEMGELYNFLGLSVGLNINSKTSDEKRMAYACDITYSTNNELGFDYLRDNMVVYREQMVQRPLNYAIVDEVDSILIDEARTPLIISGQAEKSTALYVRADNFVKRLKEEEDYKIDIQTKTIGLTEEGIGKAEETFGLDNLYDIENSALTHHLDQALRANYIMIRDFDYVVQEGKVMIVDQFTGRIMDGRRYSDGLHQAIEAKEGVEIEDETKTMANITFQNYFRMYKKLAGMTGTAKTEEEEFREIYNMQVIQIPTNKQILRDDKADLLYPTLTSKFHAVVQDIKERHRKGQPILVGTVAVETSELLSDMLNKEHVPHEVLNAKNHFKEAEIIMNAGQKGAVTIATNMAGRGTDIKLGLGVKEVGGLAVIGTERHESRRIDNQLRGRAGRQGDPGMSQFYLSLEDDLMKRFGSERIKAFLDRLKIEGEDAVIQSKMLSRQVESAQKRVEGNNYDTRKNILQYDDVMREQREVIYGQRNQVIREDNSLKEVLMGMIERTIHRVVESHTQVDQKDWNLEGIVDFAGSCLVHEEEVSVKDLEGKDAKQIEELLAAKAKEVYAVKEQQLEGSDQMLEFQKVVILRVVDTKWTDHIDAMDQLRQSIGLRAYGQNNPLVEYQQEGYQMFETMVGAIEYEATRLFMKAEIRQNVQREQVAQGDAHHPSEEDGVVEDNQKKKPIHVEKIGRNDLCPCGSGKKFKNCHGKNA, encoded by the coding sequence ATGGCGAATTTTCTAAAGAAGATAATTGAAAGTGATAAAAAAGAATTAAAACGATTAGATAAAATTGCAAAACAAGTAGAAACTTTTTCAGAAGAAATGGCAGCATTAAAAGATGAACAAATTAAAGAAAAAACCGAGGAATTCAAAGCGCGCTATCAAAAAGGGGAAACATTAGACCAACTGCTACCAGAAGCTTTTGCATTAGTCAGAGAAGCAGCTAAGCGAGTACTAGGCTTGTATCCTTACCATGTTCAGTTAATGGGTGGGGTTGTGTTACATGACGGCAATATTCCTGAGATGAAGACGGGTGAAGGGAAAACTTTGACAGCTACAATGCCTGTTTATTTAAATGCATTGACAGGTGAGGGCGTACATGTTGTTACCGTCAACGAGTATTTAGCGACTCGTGATGCTAGTGAAATGGGCGAACTTTATAACTTTTTAGGCTTGAGTGTTGGGTTAAATATTAATTCAAAAACGTCTGATGAAAAACGAATGGCTTATGCGTGTGATATCACATACAGTACCAATAATGAATTAGGTTTTGACTATCTACGTGACAACATGGTTGTTTACCGTGAGCAAATGGTACAACGACCGTTGAATTATGCTATTGTCGATGAAGTTGACTCCATTTTGATTGATGAAGCAAGAACACCACTAATTATTTCCGGACAAGCAGAAAAATCAACTGCTTTATATGTTCGTGCGGATAATTTTGTCAAACGTTTGAAAGAAGAAGAGGATTACAAAATTGACATTCAAACAAAAACAATTGGTTTAACAGAAGAAGGAATTGGAAAAGCAGAAGAAACATTTGGCTTAGATAACTTGTATGATATCGAAAATAGTGCTTTAACCCATCACTTAGATCAAGCTTTACGGGCAAACTATATTATGATTCGAGATTTTGACTACGTGGTTCAAGAAGGAAAAGTTATGATTGTTGACCAATTTACAGGTCGTATCATGGATGGGAGACGTTATTCTGATGGCTTGCATCAAGCAATTGAAGCCAAAGAAGGCGTTGAAATTGAAGACGAGACCAAAACAATGGCAAATATCACTTTCCAGAATTACTTCCGTATGTATAAAAAATTAGCTGGGATGACGGGTACAGCTAAAACCGAAGAAGAAGAATTTCGTGAAATATATAATATGCAAGTCATTCAAATTCCAACCAACAAACAAATTCTAAGAGACGACAAAGCAGATTTACTATATCCAACTTTGACGAGCAAGTTCCATGCTGTGGTTCAAGATATCAAAGAGCGTCATCGTAAAGGACAACCTATTTTAGTCGGAACTGTGGCAGTTGAAACCTCTGAGTTATTGTCAGATATGCTAAATAAAGAGCACGTGCCACATGAAGTTTTAAATGCGAAAAACCATTTTAAAGAAGCTGAAATTATTATGAATGCCGGACAAAAAGGTGCGGTAACGATTGCAACCAATATGGCAGGTCGTGGTACAGATATTAAGTTAGGCTTAGGTGTCAAAGAAGTTGGTGGGCTAGCTGTTATTGGGACAGAGCGTCATGAATCAAGACGGATTGATAATCAGTTAAGAGGACGTGCTGGACGTCAAGGAGATCCCGGAATGTCTCAATTTTATCTTTCTCTTGAAGATGATTTAATGAAACGCTTTGGCTCTGAACGAATTAAAGCATTCTTAGATCGCTTAAAAATTGAGGGTGAAGATGCAGTTATCCAAAGTAAAATGCTCTCACGTCAAGTCGAATCTGCGCAAAAACGTGTCGAAGGAAATAACTACGATACACGTAAAAATATTTTACAGTATGATGATGTGATGCGTGAACAACGTGAAGTTATATATGGGCAACGCAATCAAGTTATTCGAGAAGATAACAGTCTAAAAGAAGTACTCATGGGCATGATCGAACGAACCATTCATAGAGTGGTTGAGAGTCATACTCAAGTGGATCAAAAAGACTGGAATTTAGAAGGAATTGTTGATTTTGCTGGCTCTTGTCTCGTTCATGAAGAGGAAGTTTCAGTAAAAGACTTAGAAGGAAAAGATGCGAAGCAAATCGAAGAATTATTAGCAGCAAAAGCGAAAGAGGTTTATGCTGTTAAAGAGCAACAATTAGAAGGTTCTGACCAAATGTTAGAATTCCAAAAAGTAGTGATTCTAAGAGTAGTAGATACAAAATGGACAGACCACATTGACGCGATGGACCAATTGAGACAATCGATTGGATTGCGTGCATACGGACAAAATAATCCGCTTGTTGAATACCAACAAGAAGGTTATCAAATGTTTGAAACGATGGTTGGCGCGATTGAATATGAAGCAACTCGTTTATTTATGAAAGCAGAAATTCGTCAAAATGTCCAACGTGAACAAGTAGCTCAAGGAGATGCCCATCATCCCTCAGAAGAAGACGGCGTAGTGGAAGACAACCAAAAGAAAAAACCAATTCATGTCGAAAAAATTGGAAGAAATGATCTTTGTCCTTGTGGTAGTGGCAAGAAATTCAAAAACTGTCATGGGAAAAATGCATAA
- the ftsX gene encoding permease-like cell division protein FtsX has translation MIRRMFRHLLESFKSLKRNGWMTIASVSAVTVTLVLVGAFLSLILNVTKVAQDVEKNVNVSVFVHIGTSKKDMKTLESQLEKISNVKNVKYSSSEDQYKKLVKSLGNSWKLFDGDNNPLYDVYILSVKTPDETKSVQQAAQKLDNVFKADYGGLSSDKILKMSDSIKKWGTGATILLLFVAIFLISNTIRITIISRKREIQIMRLVGAKNGYIRWPFFLEGAWIGVLGAVVPILLMSFGYTKAFLIINKSLITSNYSLIAPNELIFKVNLLMLAIGVVIGSLGSILSMRRFLRT, from the coding sequence ATGATTAGAAGGATGTTCCGTCACTTGTTAGAAAGTTTTAAAAGCTTAAAGCGTAATGGTTGGATGACGATTGCTTCTGTCAGTGCTGTTACAGTTACATTAGTATTAGTGGGGGCATTTTTATCTTTGATATTAAATGTTACCAAGGTAGCTCAAGATGTTGAAAAAAATGTCAATGTTTCTGTGTTTGTACATATCGGAACGTCTAAAAAAGATATGAAGACACTAGAAAGTCAGCTGGAAAAAATATCCAACGTAAAAAATGTGAAATATTCTAGTAGTGAAGATCAATATAAGAAATTAGTGAAAAGCTTAGGAAATTCTTGGAAACTGTTTGATGGGGATAATAATCCACTTTATGACGTATACATTTTAAGTGTCAAAACTCCTGACGAAACAAAGAGTGTTCAACAGGCTGCACAAAAGCTTGATAATGTGTTCAAGGCTGATTATGGTGGTTTATCTTCTGATAAAATTTTAAAAATGTCTGATAGTATTAAAAAATGGGGCACTGGAGCAACGATTTTATTACTCTTTGTTGCAATATTCCTAATATCAAATACGATTCGGATTACGATTATATCAAGAAAAAGAGAAATTCAAATCATGCGTTTAGTTGGTGCCAAAAATGGTTATATTCGCTGGCCATTTTTCCTCGAAGGTGCTTGGATTGGTGTCTTAGGTGCGGTTGTCCCTATTCTCTTGATGAGTTTTGGTTATACAAAAGCATTTTTGATTATTAATAAAAGTTTGATTACATCGAATTACTCTTTGATTGCCCCCAACGAATTAATTTTTAAAGTGAATCTCCTGATGTTAGCCATTGGAGTTGTCATAGGGTCATTGGGATCTATTCTATCTATGAGAAGATTTTTGAGAACATAA
- a CDS encoding DUF7662 domain-containing protein: MIKIAHRHEKKYDALTQYLKRNGGIQVTLTFTQFDELLFPKTGLPKTARKSADWWLNDYKHPEKGAYGWLNSGYEVAHVNLKKEYVVFNKLMKSKFLRFNK; the protein is encoded by the coding sequence ATGATAAAAATAGCTCATCGCCATGAAAAAAAGTATGATGCTTTGACCCAATATTTGAAAAGAAATGGTGGAATTCAAGTAACCTTGACGTTTACTCAATTTGATGAACTCTTGTTTCCAAAGACTGGTTTACCTAAAACTGCGAGAAAGAGTGCCGACTGGTGGCTAAATGATTATAAGCATCCGGAAAAAGGAGCGTATGGTTGGTTAAATAGTGGGTACGAAGTTGCTCATGTGAACTTAAAAAAAGAGTATGTGGTTTTTAATAAATTGATGAAATCTAAATTCCTTCGGTTTAACAAATAA
- the prfB gene encoding peptide chain release factor 2 (programmed frameshift), translated as MELSEIRNYLEESSQKIAEFRGSLDLDQLEEDIAEAEERMANPSFWNDNEAAQVVINEANLLKEKYQQFHSLEQEQEELEMMLEMQQEEFDGQMQQELEERVQVFKERLSTYELTQLLSEPYDANNAILELHPGAGGTESQDWGSMLLRMYTRWAEAHHFQVETLDYLAGDEAGIKSVTLLIKGYNAYGYLKSEKGVHRLVRISPFDSASRRHTSFCSVDIMPELDDKVNIEINSDDLKIDTFRASGAGGQHINKTESAVRITHMPTGIVVSSQAQRSQLKNREQAMGMLKAKLYQVELEKKAQEAASLRGEQLEIGWGSQIRSYVFHPYSMVKDHRTNYETGNVQSVMDGDLDGFIDAYLRQKL; from the exons ATGGAATTAAGTGAAATCCGAAATTATCTAGAAGAGAGTAGTCAAAAGATTGCTGAGTTTAGGGGGTCTCTT GACTTAGATCAATTGGAAGAAGATATTGCAGAAGCAGAAGAAAGAATGGCGAATCCTAGCTTCTGGAATGATAATGAAGCGGCTCAAGTAGTGATTAATGAAGCCAATTTACTAAAAGAAAAATATCAGCAATTTCACTCTTTAGAGCAAGAACAAGAAGAACTTGAAATGATGCTAGAAATGCAACAAGAAGAATTTGACGGACAAATGCAACAAGAATTAGAAGAGCGTGTACAAGTGTTTAAAGAGCGCCTTAGCACCTATGAGTTGACGCAATTATTAAGTGAACCTTATGATGCAAACAATGCTATATTAGAACTTCATCCAGGTGCAGGTGGCACAGAATCACAAGATTGGGGATCAATGTTACTTAGAATGTATACACGTTGGGCAGAAGCTCATCATTTTCAAGTAGAAACATTGGATTACCTTGCTGGGGACGAAGCAGGAATTAAAAGTGTGACTTTATTAATTAAAGGCTATAATGCTTATGGGTATTTAAAATCTGAAAAGGGAGTCCATCGCTTAGTCAGAATTTCACCATTTGATTCAGCAAGTAGAAGACATACCTCGTTTTGTTCAGTAGACATCATGCCAGAATTAGATGACAAAGTAAATATAGAAATCAATTCAGATGATTTAAAGATTGATACTTTCCGTGCAAGTGGAGCTGGGGGACAACATATCAATAAAACAGAGTCGGCTGTGCGAATTACACACATGCCAACTGGAATTGTTGTATCAAGCCAAGCACAACGTTCACAATTAAAAAATAGAGAACAAGCAATGGGCATGTTAAAAGCAAAATTGTACCAAGTGGAGCTTGAAAAAAAAGCACAAGAAGCTGCCAGTTTACGTGGAGAGCAATTAGAAATTGGATGGGGCTCACAAATAAGATCCTACGTATTCCATCCTTATTCGATGGTCAAAGATCATCGGACAAATTATGAAACCGGAAATGTTCAGTCTGTAATGGATGGGGATCTGGATGGATTTATTGATGCCTATTTAAGACAAAAGCTTTAA
- the ftsE gene encoding cell division ATP-binding protein FtsE, with protein sequence MIEMKDVAKKYSNGTTAIRNISVSIDQGEFVYVVGPSGAGKSTFIKLMYREEKANKGVLDVCGYDLVKIKNKHIPLLRREVGVVFQDYKLLPKKTVYENVAYAMQVIGKKPREIKRRVMEVLDLVGLRHKVRVFPTELSGGEQQRVAIARAIVNTPKVLIADEPTGNLDPDNSWEIMKLLDRINAQGTTVVMATHNSTIVNSIRHRVLAIENGRIIRDQSEGEYGYDD encoded by the coding sequence ATGATTGAAATGAAAGATGTTGCAAAAAAATATAGCAATGGAACTACGGCAATTCGTAATATCTCTGTCAGCATTGATCAAGGAGAGTTCGTATATGTTGTAGGACCAAGTGGTGCAGGAAAGTCAACGTTTATTAAGTTAATGTACCGCGAGGAGAAGGCAAACAAAGGGGTACTAGATGTTTGTGGATATGACCTTGTGAAAATTAAAAATAAACATATACCTCTTTTAAGAAGAGAAGTTGGCGTTGTGTTCCAAGATTACAAGTTATTGCCTAAAAAAACAGTATATGAAAATGTTGCTTATGCGATGCAAGTTATTGGCAAAAAGCCTAGAGAAATCAAACGTCGTGTAATGGAAGTATTAGATTTAGTTGGATTACGTCACAAAGTCCGTGTTTTCCCAACCGAACTATCAGGAGGGGAACAACAGCGTGTTGCTATTGCCCGTGCCATAGTGAATACGCCTAAAGTTTTAATTGCAGACGAACCAACTGGAAACTTGGATCCAGATAATTCTTGGGAAATCATGAAACTTTTGGATAGAATCAATGCCCAAGGAACGACAGTAGTAATGGCTACACATAATAGTACGATTGTGAATTCGATTCGTCATCGTGTATTAGCAATTGAAAATGGGCGCATTATTCGTGACCAAAGTGAGGGGGAATACGGCTACGATGATTAG
- a CDS encoding ComF family protein has product MECSFCLEKIPFVHELMDIVRFKSISEKDICPKCARLFAKVTASFSCQSCGQMLEQDECEDCRAWRINFPPYVVNHRAIYYYNQAMKEWFRTFKFLGNEQLATTFSTVIEKALESYQVDYIIPIPLSTERRAERGFNQVESLLDAARISYTNMLLKNTHTQSQSSKNKKSRLKMEQVFKLKNEYKNRIDGKKILLVDDIYTTGKTIFQAYQVLTLERPQSIASFSLAR; this is encoded by the coding sequence ATGGAATGCAGCTTTTGTCTTGAAAAGATTCCTTTCGTCCATGAACTGATGGATATAGTTAGATTCAAATCAATTAGCGAAAAAGATATTTGCCCCAAATGTGCGCGTCTGTTTGCCAAAGTTACAGCTTCTTTTAGTTGTCAGAGCTGTGGACAGATGCTAGAGCAAGATGAATGTGAAGATTGCCGTGCTTGGAGAATAAATTTTCCGCCGTACGTCGTGAATCACAGAGCAATTTATTATTACAATCAAGCTATGAAAGAATGGTTTCGTACATTTAAGTTTTTGGGCAATGAACAGCTCGCAACCACATTTTCAACGGTTATCGAAAAAGCCCTAGAGAGCTATCAGGTTGACTATATCATTCCAATTCCACTTTCCACCGAACGAAGAGCTGAGCGTGGCTTTAATCAAGTAGAAAGTTTACTAGATGCAGCAAGGATTTCGTATACGAATATGTTACTAAAGAACACACACACTCAAAGTCAATCCAGTAAAAATAAAAAGAGTCGGCTAAAAATGGAGCAAGTCTTTAAACTGAAAAATGAATACAAAAATCGAATAGATGGGAAAAAAATTTTGCTCGTAGATGATATCTACACAACTGGGAAAACGATTTTCCAAGCCTATCAAGTCTTGACACTAGAAAGACCGCAAAGTATTGCAAGTTTTTCTTTAGCTAGATAA
- the hpf gene encoding ribosome hibernation-promoting factor, HPF/YfiA family produces the protein MLRYNVRGENIEVTEAIRNYVEKKVGKLERYFDQAPEANAHINLKVYSDKTAKVEVTIPLSSILLRAEETSPDLYASTDLVVDKLERQIRKYKTKVNRRTRQKSSLGKEEALTFFEEQASDETPEFDIVRTKRLSLKPMDSEEAVLQMNMLGHNFFIFEDAETNGTSIVYRRKDGKYGLIETEA, from the coding sequence ATGTTAAGATATAATGTTCGAGGAGAAAATATTGAGGTAACAGAAGCAATTCGTAATTACGTAGAGAAAAAAGTTGGTAAATTAGAAAGATATTTTGACCAAGCACCTGAAGCGAATGCACATATTAACCTTAAAGTTTACTCAGATAAAACTGCCAAAGTTGAAGTGACAATACCACTTTCTTCCATTCTTTTACGGGCAGAAGAAACTTCTCCAGATTTATACGCAAGTACGGATCTAGTCGTCGATAAATTAGAGAGACAAATTAGAAAATATAAGACAAAAGTAAATAGAAGAACGAGACAAAAAAGTTCTTTAGGAAAAGAAGAAGCACTGACATTTTTTGAAGAGCAAGCTTCAGATGAAACACCAGAGTTTGATATTGTTCGAACAAAACGTCTATCCTTAAAACCGATGGATAGTGAAGAAGCTGTTCTCCAAATGAACATGTTAGGGCATAACTTCTTTATTTTTGAAGATGCAGAAACAAACGGGACAAGCATCGTTTATAGAAGAAAAGATGGAAAATATGGCTTAATTGAAACTGAAGCTTAA
- a CDS encoding DEAD/DEAH box helicase, producing MKLGKTDIQCLRCGSSHSKKKVGLPKEKIKFFYCPTCIQMGRVRSDQPFYYLEEPEPIACREINYFWKGTLTDYQKKASADLVTHALAKQDFLIWAVTGAGKTEMIFEMLNQALSKDWRVCLTSPRVDVCLELFPRIKEVFPKENMALLHGDGKEPYHYSKLVICTTHQLFRFYRAFDVVVLDEVDAFPFSGNVELNYAVRHARKEESALVLLTATPDKHLLSQIKKGHLSYVKIPKRYHGYPLPLPKTIWLSRLPQKISQGSLPPKFHTLLKKQLRSKHRLLIFCPTVELVINLQSVLSKEYKGYSICGVYAEDSERKKKVENMRKEHYDVLISTTILERGVTFKGIDVFVISASHQVFNTASLVQIAGRVGRNYQFPSGKVYFFHEGKSRAMKLAIKQIKTMNRAD from the coding sequence ATGAAACTTGGAAAAACAGATATTCAATGTTTGCGCTGCGGGAGCAGTCATAGTAAAAAAAAGGTGGGACTACCAAAAGAAAAAATAAAGTTTTTCTATTGTCCCACCTGCATTCAGATGGGAAGAGTACGCAGTGACCAGCCCTTTTATTATCTAGAAGAGCCTGAGCCTATAGCTTGTAGAGAAATCAATTATTTCTGGAAGGGCACACTCACTGATTATCAAAAAAAAGCTTCTGCTGATTTAGTGACACATGCGCTAGCCAAACAGGACTTTTTGATTTGGGCAGTAACTGGCGCAGGCAAAACAGAGATGATTTTTGAAATGCTAAACCAAGCCTTGAGTAAAGATTGGCGGGTGTGTCTGACCTCTCCTAGAGTAGATGTTTGCTTAGAGCTATTTCCTCGGATTAAGGAAGTTTTTCCAAAAGAGAACATGGCTTTGCTGCACGGAGATGGAAAAGAACCCTATCATTATAGCAAGTTAGTGATTTGCACTACCCATCAATTGTTTCGATTTTATAGGGCATTTGATGTAGTTGTATTGGATGAGGTAGATGCTTTTCCATTCTCAGGGAATGTGGAACTTAATTATGCTGTTCGTCACGCTCGCAAAGAAGAGAGTGCGCTGGTGCTTCTGACAGCAACACCAGATAAACATTTACTTTCTCAAATAAAAAAAGGCCATTTATCTTATGTCAAAATCCCTAAAAGATATCATGGCTACCCACTTCCCCTTCCAAAAACAATTTGGCTGTCTCGTTTGCCTCAAAAAATTTCACAAGGGAGTTTACCGCCTAAGTTTCATACGCTTTTAAAAAAGCAATTGCGCAGTAAGCACAGATTACTGATTTTTTGTCCAACAGTTGAGCTTGTGATTAATTTACAAAGCGTGCTGTCGAAAGAATATAAGGGCTATTCTATTTGCGGGGTTTATGCAGAAGATTCAGAGCGTAAGAAAAAAGTGGAAAACATGAGAAAGGAACACTATGATGTTTTGATTTCAACAACTATATTAGAGCGAGGCGTGACATTTAAAGGAATTGATGTCTTTGTAATAAGTGCGAGTCATCAGGTATTTAATACAGCGTCTTTAGTACAAATAGCGGGCAGGGTTGGCAGAAACTATCAATTTCCAAGTGGAAAAGTTTACTTTTTTCATGAAGGAAAGTCAAGAGCGATGAAACTGGCAATCAAACAAATTAAAACGATGAATCGTGCCGATTAA
- a CDS encoding YigZ family protein, with amino-acid sequence MVNDYITVKANGSYEIEVKKSRFICSLFRITSESQAKEQIHRIKKEHWKASHNCNAFVLGERNEIQRSSDDGEPSGTAGVPILEVLKKQEVSNVLAVVTRYFGGTKLGAGGLIRAYTHAVSEGISQIGLVKGVLQKEIIVTLSYSLLSKLEHFIEHSNYFIKNIDYAQDVTVYCLVQKQQVKIFESDIINLLNSQCSLKIGTEVYTEIPL; translated from the coding sequence ATAGTGAACGATTATATTACAGTAAAAGCAAACGGATCCTACGAAATAGAAGTAAAAAAATCACGCTTTATCTGTTCTCTATTTAGAATCACATCCGAATCTCAGGCCAAAGAACAGATACACCGTATAAAAAAAGAACATTGGAAAGCCAGCCACAATTGCAATGCGTTTGTTCTAGGTGAGCGAAATGAAATCCAACGAAGCTCAGATGATGGAGAGCCAAGTGGAACAGCGGGCGTACCCATACTTGAAGTTCTAAAGAAACAAGAAGTATCGAATGTATTAGCAGTGGTTACTCGTTATTTTGGTGGAACAAAGTTGGGTGCTGGTGGATTGATCCGCGCGTATACACATGCTGTTTCAGAAGGGATTTCTCAGATTGGGTTAGTAAAAGGTGTGCTTCAAAAAGAAATAATCGTAACTTTGTCTTATTCTTTATTAAGCAAACTGGAACATTTTATTGAACACTCGAATTACTTTATAAAAAATATTGACTATGCACAAGATGTAACCGTCTATTGTTTGGTTCAAAAGCAACAAGTAAAAATATTTGAATCCGACATCATTAATCTTTTAAACAGTCAATGCTCTTTAAAAATTGGCACAGAAGTTTACACTGAGATTCCACTGTAA
- a CDS encoding GntR family transcriptional regulator: MSNLPVYMQIHDQIKKDIEKGKWAIGSRLPSERELAVTFGVSRMTLRQAIQNLSEEGILERKIGSGTYVASKKVQEKMSGTTSFTEIMLLQGKVPSSKTISYIEAKPSASEQEKLLLKEEDTVLRMERIRYADDVPICFEVTTVPFKLVQGYSKSDITQSLYRVLSEKRGLQLGKAVQNVSAMSATETIAEFLNVKKGDAVLRLKQVSYLTSGKPFEYVRTQYVGNRFEFIFEK; the protein is encoded by the coding sequence ATATCAAATTTGCCTGTTTATATGCAGATTCACGATCAAATAAAAAAAGACATTGAAAAGGGAAAGTGGGCAATCGGAAGTCGTTTACCATCTGAAAGAGAATTAGCTGTTACATTTGGCGTAAGTCGTATGACACTAAGACAAGCAATCCAGAATTTATCAGAAGAAGGAATCTTGGAAAGAAAGATTGGTTCTGGCACATATGTCGCAAGTAAAAAGGTTCAAGAAAAAATGTCAGGTACGACTAGTTTTACGGAGATTATGCTGTTGCAAGGAAAAGTACCTTCTAGTAAGACCATTTCATATATAGAAGCGAAACCTAGTGCCAGTGAACAAGAAAAATTACTTCTTAAAGAAGAGGACACTGTTTTAAGAATGGAAAGAATTCGTTACGCGGATGATGTTCCAATCTGTTTTGAGGTAACGACTGTCCCGTTTAAACTTGTTCAAGGATATTCCAAGTCTGATATTACTCAATCATTATATCGTGTGCTTTCAGAAAAAAGAGGATTACAGTTAGGAAAAGCGGTTCAAAATGTTTCTGCGATGAGTGCAACTGAAACAATTGCCGAGTTCTTAAACGTAAAAAAAGGAGACGCAGTTTTAAGATTGAAGCAGGTTTCCTATCTTACTTCGGGCAAACCGTTTGAATATGTAAGAACACAATATGTAGGCAATCGATTTGAATTTATTTTTGAAAAATAA